The Helicobacter fennelliae nucleotide sequence ACTGCAAAAACCTATCATCAAAAAAATCAACACTATAATCCATATATTCTAGCTCGTAGCTATTTTTTAAGCCATTATTTTTCATACTTATACTTCGAGTTTGTAGATTCTGCTTAATAAATGCGTCAAATTGCGCTTGCGATACATCACAATTTGTCGGGCTATCGATATTGTAGGCTTGAAAATTTTTTGCTTGGATTTGATTGATTGCATGCTGGATTTTGCTTGTATCAGAGCACAAAAAATCAATACGCAACGCAGAATCTTGAAGCATTTGCTGTGAAGTGTGCTTATATAGCGCAAATTCCCTCACACTCTCAAGGGCTACATCATAATCTTTAGAGACAGAAGAGATATTGCTGATTTCTTTTTGATTATGGAGAATCTCGCTGATTTTACTTATCGTGATTTTTGGCTGGATAATCTTGCCTTGCTGGATCTGGGCTATAAACTGCTTTTGACAATCAATCTGCCCGTTTAACACTCCATTTTCCAAACTTTTGAGTGTATTTTTGAGCGCGCATTTGAGATTCTGGTGGTTTCTTCTAAATACCGCGCTTAAGATGCCTTTTTGATTCTGTGAGACAAAAAGCCACATAGTATCTTTACTTGCTTTATTGGATTTATCAGACTTGCTGGAATCTTTTGATTCTTTTGATTGATTAGATTCTTCAAGCTGATGTGATAACTCTTGCAAAAGAATCTGACTTGGCACAATCTGATAGATGATATATTCTTGCTTTTTCTCATAATCTGGATTTATAGATTCTAGCTCTTGAGAAAGTCTAGAGTCAGAATCCACAGAAGTTTGGGCAGTTTGGGCTGTGTTTTGTTCATTTTTGCAACCCGCACTAATGAATGCAATCAACAAAAAAGCACAACCCACACAGATTCTAAGATTTTGAAGAATCTTAAAGGCTTGAAAAGCCCTAAAGCTAAAATTTACTATCGCTACACTCCGCAATCAAACTACCCCTTGATCGATCATAGAGTCAGCCACTTTTCTAAAGCCCGCAATATTTGCTCCCATCACAAGATTTGTAGGATCTCCAAAATCTTTTGCTGTGCTTGAGGCGTTTTGGTAGATGTTTTTCATAATGCCAAGTAGCTTTTGATCGACTTCTTCAAAGCTCCATGGGTGCATACTTGCATTTTGTGCCATTTCTAATCCACTCACAGCCACGCCTCCTGCGTTTGCAGCCTTGCCCGGACCATAGCAAATCTTTGCATTCAAAAAGAGTTCGATCGCCTCATTTGTCGAAGGCATATTTGCTCCCTCACTTACGCATTTGCAACCATTTTGAAGCAAGATTTTGGCGTCTTTTGCGCTGAGTTCATTTTGTGTCGCGCTTGGAAATGCCGCAAAGCACGGAATGCTCCAAACCCCATTACACCCGCTCTCATAATCGCTTGCTTTAGTG carries:
- a CDS encoding DUF3298 domain-containing protein, yielding MRSVAIVNFSFRAFQAFKILQNLRICVGCAFLLIAFISAGCKNEQNTAQTAQTSVDSDSRLSQELESINPDYEKKQEYIIYQIVPSQILLQELSHQLEESNQSKESKDSSKSDKSNKASKDTMWLFVSQNQKGILSAVFRRNHQNLKCALKNTLKSLENGVLNGQIDCQKQFIAQIQQGKIIQPKITISKISEILHNQKEISNISSVSKDYDVALESVREFALYKHTSQQMLQDSALRIDFLCSDTSKIQHAINQIQAKNFQAYNIDSPTNCDVSQAQFDAFIKQNLQTRSISMKNNGLKNSYELEYMDYSVDFFDDRFLQLHRTKFVDMGGAHGVWSSEYMMFDYEGHRINLHKDVFDTKADGLLHKLQSKHTAFLETHQECKIDAKQDFDYTNASVAFGYDGVYFMYAPYVLAPYSCGEVRLKFGFDEIKDFIKKDSRLFEFVNEFGISEPKQADFVDTLYLECAKCEISTLYTQDQILELRNSLDDEEFYHIMSHKELDEAHLKQYDISIKPSIYNGDYAFIDFNHKYLLPLESLKGSHYILYQEGKKPYCIKDKNSNAEIDKYFGISNFIELKVLNRVEKIEISQYLKSLNIDMSKNECATLSREIK